In one window of Bacteroidia bacterium DNA:
- the trmD gene encoding tRNA (guanosine(37)-N1)-methyltransferase TrmD translates to MHISILTIFPGMFDGFLGQSILKRAQEKGLLEITVHDLRKYSKNKHKNVDDYAYGGGAGMVMMIQPIVDCIEALQQSRSFDEIIFLTPDGERLTQALANDLSLKKNLLMICGRYKGIDQRVRDHFVTREISIGDYVLSGGELPAAVVTDSIARLIPGVLSDESAALLDSFQGDLLDAPVYTRPPDYRGLKVPEVLLSGHQARIDAWRDEQALKKTQSRRPDLLNDSGEK, encoded by the coding sequence ATGCATATATCTATTCTCACTATTTTCCCCGGTATGTTTGATGGCTTCCTAGGCCAGTCCATTCTGAAGCGTGCGCAGGAAAAGGGATTGCTGGAAATAACCGTACATGATCTGCGGAAGTATTCAAAGAACAAACATAAAAATGTAGACGACTACGCCTACGGTGGCGGGGCCGGAATGGTCATGATGATCCAGCCGATAGTGGATTGCATTGAGGCCTTGCAGCAAAGTCGCAGTTTCGATGAGATCATTTTCCTGACACCTGACGGGGAACGGTTGACGCAAGCCCTGGCAAACGATCTGAGCCTGAAAAAGAACCTGCTGATGATCTGTGGCCGTTACAAGGGCATTGATCAGCGGGTGCGTGATCATTTCGTGACGCGGGAGATCTCCATTGGAGATTATGTGCTCTCCGGTGGTGAACTGCCGGCTGCCGTAGTTACTGATAGCATCGCGCGGCTCATCCCCGGTGTGCTCTCTGATGAAAGTGCTGCCTTGCTGGATTCGTTTCAGGGCGACCTGCTGGATGCACCGGTGTATACCCGCCCGCCCGACTATCGAGGACTGAAAGTGCCGGAAGTGCTGCTGAGCGGCCACCAGGCCCGGATTGATGCATGGCGGGATGAGCAGGCACTGAAGAAAACACAGAGCAGAAGGCCCGATCTGCTGAACGATAGCGGGGAGAAATAA
- a CDS encoding VOC family protein — protein MKPDKNVVGWFEIPVTDMERAVNFYQTVFDIELERHSFGDQDMAWFPFIETGMGAAGSLVHHKDHYSPSQQGVLIYFTALSGDVANELKRVRAAGGKVLRAKTQISEDVGYMGLFLDTEGNRIAVHSRQ, from the coding sequence ATGAAACCAGATAAAAATGTAGTAGGATGGTTCGAAATACCGGTTACGGATATGGAGCGTGCGGTTAATTTTTACCAGACGGTATTCGACATTGAACTGGAAAGGCATTCATTCGGAGATCAGGATATGGCGTGGTTTCCATTTATAGAGACCGGCATGGGTGCAGCAGGCAGCCTGGTTCATCACAAAGACCATTATTCTCCTTCGCAGCAGGGTGTGCTGATTTATTTTACGGCCCTCTCAGGTGACGTAGCCAATGAACTGAAACGGGTAAGAGCAGCGGGAGGCAAGGTGCTGCGGGCCAAAACGCAGATCAGCGAGGATGTCGGCTACATGGGACTTTTCCTGGATACAGAAGGCAACCGGATAGCCGTGCATTCCCGCCAGTAA
- a CDS encoding DUF1684 domain-containing protein, which yields MKNYLKLMLLVIAFPAFGQTDTSGQLADVLAFQQKMNGEFEDPETSPLKEEQQQEFESLDFYPVNLNYRVVAKIARVEKQKIFKMKTTTDREPEYVKFAEASFTLMGKECKINIYQNVALREQEKYRNSLFLPFTDLTNGEETYGGGRYIDLEIPEGEEIIIDFNKAYNPYCAYNSRYSCPVPPKENFINMKISAGVKMFEY from the coding sequence ATGAAAAATTATCTCAAATTAATGCTGTTGGTGATAGCGTTCCCGGCATTTGGACAAACCGATACTTCGGGACAGTTGGCTGATGTGCTCGCCTTTCAGCAAAAGATGAACGGGGAGTTTGAAGACCCTGAGACTTCGCCATTGAAGGAAGAGCAGCAGCAGGAATTTGAATCGCTCGATTTTTACCCTGTAAATCTCAACTATCGCGTGGTGGCAAAAATAGCCCGTGTAGAAAAGCAGAAAATCTTTAAAATGAAAACCACTACTGACCGTGAACCGGAATATGTAAAATTTGCGGAAGCTTCATTTACTTTAATGGGTAAAGAATGCAAGATCAATATTTATCAAAACGTGGCGCTGCGGGAACAGGAGAAATACAGGAATTCCCTTTTTCTGCCATTTACAGATTTAACCAATGGTGAGGAAACCTACGGAGGCGGGAGATATATTGATCTCGAAATTCCCGAAGGAGAAGAAATAATAATTGATTTTAATAAAGCCTATAATCCTTACTGCGCCTATAATTCCCGGTATTCCTGCCCTGTGCCGCCAAAAGAGAATTTTATTAATATGAAAATTTCAGCAGGCGTAAAAATGTTTGAATATTAA
- a CDS encoding antibiotic biosynthesis monooxygenase → MIAKTPEPPYYAVIFTSVRSEGDNGYQKMAERMEALAAQQEGFLGLENARAELGITVSYWRDLSSIERWKRNAEHIVAQQKGKAKWYRSYKVRVAKVEREYES, encoded by the coding sequence ATGATCGCGAAAACACCTGAACCTCCCTATTATGCCGTCATCTTTACGTCCGTCCGTTCGGAGGGCGACAATGGATATCAAAAAATGGCTGAGCGAATGGAAGCACTTGCCGCACAACAGGAGGGATTTCTGGGATTGGAGAATGCCCGAGCTGAATTGGGCATTACCGTCTCTTACTGGCGTGACCTTTCGTCTATTGAAAGGTGGAAGCGTAATGCTGAACATATAGTGGCACAGCAAAAAGGAAAGGCCAAATGGTATCGCAGTTATAAAGTACGCGTGGCCAAAGTGGAGCGTGAATATGAATCCTGA
- a CDS encoding L,D-transpeptidase family protein → MTRYLIIVLLAGATFMSCKRTDHPDNQYQGREIAEEDISAVIQTVIDSHDISGFFPYQLEDTVLFNAMKSFYRAREYELAWNEDDELLPQTEEFIAILEDAEKEGLEREDYDIRRIKMFRDDVFESDEFQKNMKLIYLDLMLTANYILYAHHTVRGRIDPGTLGGIWKCTPRECDLAANLRAGIEEQNIAASLDSLKPQYRQFRKLKGALSLYRAIIMTGGWDTVPQGPELAVGDTSVRVAAAWKRLNAEINRSEKEKEVPQIFDRDLESTLKYFQKRHGLEESGKLDEATVRVMNIPATDRTNQIKLNIERLRWLPDSFGSHYILVNIPEYKMRVVENGNEAMEMRVIVGKKMNSTPIFSDTMEYLVFAPYWNVPNSIATEEILPKQIENSSYLAEHNYELLSGWGKDASVVHPIWVNWKKMKRDSFKFRIRQKPGPWNALGHVKFIFPNDMDIYLHDTPTDHLFSRAERDFSHGCIRIEEPAKLADFLLPDKDTEEIEELMAAENETVVPLKKQYPVHILYWTTWVDDDGKVNFRDDLYDFDQVQLNAIERHRNRDLDLISER, encoded by the coding sequence ATTTCCGGGTTTTTCCCATATCAGTTGGAGGATACGGTTTTATTTAATGCAATGAAATCTTTTTACAGGGCAAGAGAATATGAACTTGCATGGAACGAGGACGATGAATTATTACCGCAAACGGAAGAGTTCATAGCCATTTTGGAAGATGCTGAGAAAGAGGGCCTGGAGCGGGAGGATTATGACATCAGGCGCATTAAGATGTTCAGGGATGATGTATTTGAAAGTGATGAATTTCAAAAGAATATGAAGCTCATTTATCTGGATCTGATGCTGACCGCTAACTATATTTTGTATGCCCACCATACCGTGCGCGGCAGGATTGATCCCGGTACCTTAGGCGGAATCTGGAAATGTACACCGCGCGAATGCGATCTTGCAGCAAACCTCCGTGCAGGAATTGAAGAGCAGAATATTGCTGCCTCCCTGGACAGCCTGAAGCCCCAATACCGGCAGTTCAGGAAGTTGAAGGGCGCACTGTCACTTTACCGGGCGATCATCATGACCGGGGGCTGGGACACTGTGCCGCAGGGTCCGGAACTGGCTGTGGGGGATACTTCAGTCAGGGTGGCAGCCGCATGGAAGCGCCTGAATGCGGAAATTAATCGTAGCGAAAAAGAGAAGGAAGTCCCCCAGATCTTTGACCGGGACCTGGAATCAACGCTCAAATACTTTCAGAAACGGCACGGACTGGAAGAATCCGGAAAACTTGACGAGGCCACTGTTCGCGTGATGAACATCCCGGCCACAGACCGCACCAACCAGATAAAGCTGAACATAGAGCGATTGCGCTGGCTGCCGGATTCTTTTGGATCGCATTACATCCTCGTTAACATTCCTGAATACAAAATGCGCGTTGTAGAAAATGGAAATGAAGCAATGGAGATGAGGGTAATCGTAGGGAAGAAAATGAATTCGACCCCGATTTTTAGCGATACTATGGAATATCTCGTTTTTGCGCCTTACTGGAATGTGCCCAATTCAATCGCCACAGAGGAGATCTTACCAAAGCAAATCGAAAACTCCTCTTACCTCGCTGAACACAACTATGAACTGCTAAGCGGCTGGGGAAAGGATGCATCCGTGGTGCATCCGATCTGGGTAAACTGGAAGAAAATGAAAAGGGATAGTTTTAAATTTCGAATCAGGCAAAAACCCGGACCCTGGAATGCACTCGGCCATGTGAAATTTATCTTTCCAAATGACATGGATATATACCTGCATGATACACCTACCGATCATCTATTTAGTCGTGCGGAACGGGATTTCAGCCACGGATGCATCAGGATTGAAGAACCTGCAAAGCTTGCAGATTTCCTGCTTCCAGACAAGGATACGGAAGAAATAGAAGAACTCATGGCTGCTGAAAATGAAACGGTAGTTCCACTAAAAAAGCAATATCCGGTACACATCCTTTATTGGACAACCTGGGTGGATGATGACGGGAAGGTAAATTTCAGAGATGACCTCTATGATTTTGATCAGGTGCAATTAAATGCTATTGAGCGGCACAGAAACCGCGACCTGGACCTGATTAGCGAAAGATAG
- a CDS encoding WbqC family protein, which produces MPLLLMDAEYLPPLAFFAFTARAEAVILDDREPFQKQTSRSRTTILGANGPLVLSIPLEKGKTKKTAGEVRINNSRDWQRVHWVSIRSAYGKAPFFEHYAPLIEPFFKERYSGLFEFNFKLIELLAGLMRMPVTFQRNSGLSGEILSKALDFRQGSPQYLAEQNMPLREVAYLQVFSQRYGFVPGLSILDLLMNEGPESFRVLRKMAG; this is translated from the coding sequence ATGCCATTGTTATTAATGGATGCAGAATACCTGCCGCCACTTGCTTTTTTTGCCTTTACCGCCCGTGCAGAAGCCGTAATCCTTGACGACCGGGAGCCTTTCCAAAAACAAACTTCCCGCAGCCGAACCACCATCCTGGGTGCAAACGGGCCGCTGGTGCTCAGCATTCCCCTCGAAAAGGGAAAAACAAAAAAAACCGCAGGAGAGGTTCGTATCAATAACAGCAGAGACTGGCAAAGAGTGCATTGGGTCTCCATCCGGTCGGCTTATGGCAAAGCACCTTTTTTTGAGCATTATGCACCATTGATCGAACCATTCTTCAAAGAACGTTATTCAGGCCTTTTTGAATTCAATTTTAAATTGATCGAATTACTGGCCGGGCTGATGAGAATGCCTGTAACGTTTCAGCGCAATTCCGGGCTGAGCGGAGAAATATTGTCAAAGGCACTGGATTTCAGGCAAGGGTCGCCCCAATATTTGGCAGAACAGAATATGCCCCTGAGGGAAGTTGCCTATCTTCAGGTGTTCAGCCAGCGCTATGGTTTTGTTCCCGGGCTTAGCATACTGGATCTGCTCATGAATGAAGGTCCTGAAAGTTTCAGGGTTTTGAGAAAAATGGCCGGTTGA
- a CDS encoding GWxTD domain-containing protein, translated as MNAIINKFEKRLFMRYLLPVLLLLLPNGISAQKLTAYADFAQFQVPGGSAYVEIYLKIPAPRLHFVEKKDTGWQATLEITLMVTEGTKVVYANKYDLQSPGVNEFFRDFSLVDLKRVALEPGIYDLVVEVRDRNHTDPAYIINKNLEVLNPGTPPSFSDVVIADTILPYQANHTLMKHNLLIFPVVRGSFGQDIKQGFFYTEVYPAPPDSIYLLRYYLKKGDERLEHYSGKMAIRGSQVMIANSAFPLEGLEPGHYQLMLELQNTKGNLLQIQQKPFSITQTEAFKYHKPNLEELKVLGYILIPRREKDKYQKAKQLIAGKDSAELKKLLMEEWTLQLNRTPQYEWNEFFERLEYVNGRFGTSMEAGYLTDRGRVYLQYGPPHSVALYPDEPAAYPYELWHYYRMERQSNKRFVFYNPTQLPDEFVLLHSDAQGERNNPQWRKMIYSRTNKNNDLDERGSNTNYGSYLDRFWND; from the coding sequence ATGAACGCTATAATTAATAAATTTGAGAAAAGGCTCTTCATGCGCTATCTCCTTCCCGTATTACTCCTGCTTTTACCGAATGGCATATCTGCTCAGAAACTGACTGCTTATGCAGACTTTGCGCAGTTTCAAGTGCCTGGCGGAAGTGCTTATGTAGAGATTTACCTCAAGATTCCGGCACCGCGCCTTCACTTCGTTGAGAAAAAGGATACGGGCTGGCAGGCCACGCTGGAAATAACCCTGATGGTTACGGAAGGAACCAAAGTGGTTTATGCCAACAAATACGATCTGCAAAGTCCGGGAGTGAACGAGTTTTTCCGGGATTTCAGCCTGGTGGATCTCAAAAGGGTGGCGCTGGAGCCGGGCATCTACGATTTGGTGGTTGAGGTGCGGGACAGAAATCATACTGATCCTGCATATATTATTAATAAAAATCTCGAAGTCCTCAATCCAGGAACTCCGCCCTCATTTTCTGATGTGGTGATCGCTGACACTATTTTACCATATCAGGCGAACCATACGCTTATGAAACATAACCTGCTGATCTTTCCTGTGGTGCGAGGAAGTTTTGGGCAGGACATAAAACAAGGTTTTTTCTATACAGAGGTTTATCCGGCACCTCCTGATTCAATTTACCTGCTTCGCTATTACCTGAAAAAAGGAGATGAAAGACTGGAGCATTATAGCGGCAAAATGGCCATTCGCGGCTCTCAGGTTATGATTGCCAACAGCGCCTTCCCGCTGGAAGGTTTGGAGCCGGGCCATTATCAGTTGATGCTGGAACTGCAAAATACCAAAGGCAATCTTTTACAGATTCAGCAAAAACCATTTTCAATTACGCAAACAGAAGCATTTAAATACCATAAACCTAACCTTGAAGAATTGAAAGTGCTTGGATACATTCTTATTCCCAGACGGGAAAAGGACAAGTATCAAAAAGCAAAGCAACTGATTGCCGGAAAAGATAGCGCTGAGTTGAAAAAATTGCTGATGGAAGAATGGACGCTTCAACTCAACCGCACACCACAATATGAGTGGAATGAATTTTTTGAGCGGCTGGAATACGTGAACGGCCGCTTCGGTACTTCGATGGAGGCCGGATACCTGACCGACCGTGGACGCGTCTATCTGCAATACGGGCCACCGCATTCCGTAGCCCTTTATCCTGATGAGCCTGCGGCCTATCCTTATGAGCTATGGCACTACTACCGGATGGAGCGCCAAAGCAACAAGCGATTTGTCTTTTACAATCCTACACAACTCCCGGATGAATTTGTGCTGCTGCACTCGGATGCGCAGGGAGAGCGGAATAATCCGCAGTGGCGGAAGATGATCTACAGCCGTACGAATAAAAATAATGACCTGGATGAGCGCGGAAGCAACACCAACTACGGCAGCTATCTCGATCGGTTCTGGAACGACTGA
- a CDS encoding helix-turn-helix transcriptional regulator encodes MKFKSFEDTGVSPSLLKVNINLKSVQPAHPEKNPEFSQIPEELLRKLQTLTFREKEILSMVATGRKSSEIAVELFISKHTVDTHRRHIISKLKITSILDWQRAAEYFYRSAY; translated from the coding sequence ATGAAATTTAAAAGCTTTGAAGATACAGGCGTGTCCCCGAGTCTGTTGAAAGTGAACATCAACCTCAAGTCTGTGCAGCCGGCTCACCCTGAGAAAAACCCGGAATTCAGCCAAATTCCTGAGGAGCTCTTAAGGAAGCTCCAAACCCTGACCTTTCGGGAAAAGGAAATTCTGAGCATGGTGGCCACAGGCCGGAAAAGCAGTGAAATCGCGGTTGAGCTCTTCATCTCCAAACACACGGTGGATACGCACCGGAGGCATATCATCAGCAAGCTGAAAATTACCAGCATATTGGACTGGCAGCGTGCAGCAGAATATTTTTATAGATCTGCTTACTGA
- a CDS encoding N-acetyltransferase family protein, giving the protein MPFIIRPARPGDEADIADIYRPVVENTAISFELEPPDADEMRRRIELTEVTHLWLVCENEGRTVAYAYGGTHRSRKAYQWSTEVSVYVGQNFRGRGIARALYDVLLKGLELQGFVTALAGITIPNAESEAFHRAMGFQPFATYKNIGYKMGQWHSVIWLRRELRSADSAPPPLKHYTTILNLPEWKTAIEHAVQRINHPSQSL; this is encoded by the coding sequence ATGCCTTTTATCATTCGCCCTGCGCGGCCCGGAGACGAAGCTGATATTGCGGACATCTACCGTCCGGTGGTGGAAAACACTGCCATAAGTTTTGAGCTTGAGCCTCCGGATGCGGACGAGATGAGGCGCAGGATTGAATTGACGGAGGTGACTCATTTATGGCTCGTTTGCGAAAATGAGGGCAGAACGGTAGCGTATGCTTATGGCGGGACTCACCGCAGCAGGAAGGCTTATCAATGGTCCACGGAAGTTTCAGTTTATGTCGGACAAAATTTCCGGGGAAGAGGAATTGCACGGGCGCTCTACGATGTGTTGCTGAAGGGCCTTGAACTACAGGGATTCGTCACAGCCCTTGCCGGAATTACCATCCCGAATGCTGAGAGTGAGGCATTTCACCGGGCGATGGGTTTCCAGCCATTTGCCACATATAAGAACATCGGCTATAAAATGGGACAATGGCACAGCGTAATTTGGTTACGCAGGGAACTTCGCAGTGCTGATTCGGCTCCTCCCCCGCTGAAACACTATACCACTATCCTGAACCTGCCGGAATGGAAAACCGCCATAGAACACGCAGTGCAAAGAATCAATCATCCTTCTCAATCTCTATGA
- the rplS gene encoding 50S ribosomal protein L19: MDAIIKELQAENLRSDLPEFSAGDTITLFYKIREAGKERVQPFQGVVLQRSGSGATETFTIRKMSSGIGVERIIPVNSPSIDHIVVNKRGKVRRARIFYLRGLSGKKARIKERRY, from the coding sequence ATGGACGCTATTATCAAAGAGTTACAGGCAGAAAACCTCAGGTCAGATCTTCCGGAATTCAGCGCAGGTGATACCATCACCCTCTTTTACAAAATCCGCGAAGCCGGCAAAGAGCGGGTGCAGCCTTTTCAGGGCGTGGTCCTTCAGCGCAGTGGAAGTGGTGCTACGGAAACATTTACCATCCGTAAAATGAGCAGCGGTATTGGCGTGGAGCGCATCATACCTGTAAACTCACCAAGCATAGACCACATCGTGGTGAACAAAAGAGGGAAAGTCAGGAGAGCGCGCATTTTTTATCTCCGGGGCCTCAGTGGCAAGAAAGCCCGCATCAAAGAAAGAAGATATTAA